One Euphorbia lathyris chromosome 1, ddEupLath1.1, whole genome shotgun sequence DNA segment encodes these proteins:
- the LOC136230062 gene encoding short-chain dehydrogenase TIC 32 B, chloroplastic translates to MKETLKYLAGIAGPSGYGSKSTAEHVTLSSSSASHLTAIITGATSGIGVETARVMAKRGVRIVMPARDIKKAAKVKELILKDSPNAQIFIFETDLTSLASVKRFCSHFLALHLPLNILINNAGIFSQNLEFSEDKIEMTFATNYLGHFLLTELMLEKMVETAEETGIQGRIINLSSVIHSWVKRDSFCFNQLLNPNKYNGTRAYAQSKLATILHAKEIAKQLKARNAKVTINAVHPGIVKTGIIRAHKGIITDSLYFIASKLLKSTSQGAATTCYVALSPKIEGESGNYFADCNESNCSALANDASEAHKLWRQTRALIHRRFHQSPPASA, encoded by the exons ATGAAGGAGACACTCAAATATTTGGCAGGAATTGCAGGTCCAAGTGGCTATGGCTCTAAATCAACTGCCGAACATGTtactctctcttcttcttctgcttcccACTTAACTGCCATTATCACTG GGGCAACATCAGGAATTGGAGTTGAAACAGCAAGAGTAATGGCAAAGAGGGGAGTAAGAATAGTAATGCCTGCAAGGGATATCAAAAAGGCTGCAAAAGTAAAGGAACTTATTTTGAAAGACTCTCCAAATGCTCAGATTTTCATATTTGAGACTGATTTAACTTCTCTTGCTTCTGTTAAGAGATTTTGTTCTCACTTTCTTGCTCTTCATTTACCTCTTAACATTCTCAT AAATAATGCAGGGAtattctctcagaatttggagTTCTCTGAAGACAAAATTGAGATGACCTTTGCTACTAATTATCTGG GACATTTTTTGTTGACAGAGTTAATGTTAGAGAAAATGGTGGAAACAGCAGAAGAGACAGGAATCCAGGGAAGAATCATAAATCTATCTTCTGTGATTCACAGCTGGGTGAAGAGAGATTCTTTTTGCTTTAATCAATTGCTAAATCCAAACAA GTACAATGGCACACGTGCATATGCTCAATCCAAATTGGCAACTATTTTACATGCTAAGGAAATAGCAAAACAGCTCAAG GCAAGAAATGCAAAAGTAACAATTAACGCAGTACATCCTGGCATTGTGAAGACAGGAATAATTAGAGCTCATAAGGGTATTATAACAG ATTCCCTGTACTTCATTGCGTCCAAGTTACTAAAATCAACATCTCAG GGAGCAGCAACCACATGTTATGTAGCTTTAAGTCCAAAAATTGAAGGTGAAAGTGGAAATTACTTTGCAGACTGTAATGAGAGCAACTGCTCAGCTCTGGCCAATGATGCATCTGAAGCACACAAACTTTGGAGGCAGACCCGTGCCCTCATCCACAGACGATTCCATCAATCACCACCTGCTTCTGCTTGA
- the LOC136230072 gene encoding kinetochore protein SPC25 homolog isoform X2, translating into MESLRLISEEVPLQLQKMDSFMASFDQSLDSIKGRVQETLQNQGTLVKLKSTLREAEDEFVKVLAVKTRKEAKQIAIGDSMSATGVRIGELEKAVQAQKARRDEYAAIMSQQSLEKGGQDVKDNGEIQEAMLWYNKVLGFRVEGGRGVKFTFNYINKEKPYEEYTFTVRHENETYTLLGCDPHLNDTKELMNELNRTNGLFKFVRLMREKFQEAASLGILPRSTSLQETATISASAPGFSVSISGSECLGKENEYSSETQPKKVNLRKGDKQGIPSPRSVRRSPRLIKHKH; encoded by the exons ATGGAATCCTTACGGCTGATTTCCGAAGAGGTCCCTCTTCAACTTCAGAAAATGGATTCCTTCATGGCGTCTTTTGATCAGTCTTTGGACTCTATCAAGGGAAGAGTCCAAGAAACCCTCCAAAATCAAG GAACTCTAGTGAAGCTGAAATCTACCTTGCGGGAAGCTGAGGACGAGTTTGTTAAAGTACTAGCAG TGAAGACTCGAAAGGAGGCCAAGCAGATTGCCATAGGGGATTCCATGTCTGCTACAGGGGTCAGAATAGGAGAACTTGAAAAAGCTGTGCAAGCTCAGAAGGCTAGAAGGGATGAGTATGCAGCAATTATGTCCCAACAATCTCTTG AAAAGGGAGGCCAAGatgtaaaagataatggtgaaATTCAAGAGGCAATGTTGTGGTATAATAAGGTTCTTGGTTTCAGAGTCGAAGGTGGAAGAG GGGTAAAATTCACTTTCAACTATATCAATAAGGAAAAACCATATGAGGAGTACACTTTCACAGTTCGCCATGAAAATGAAACATACACTT TGTTGGGTTGTGATCCCCACTTGAATGATACCAAAGAGTTGATGAATGAACTGAATAGAACCAATGGGTTATTCAAATTTGTCAGATTAATGAGAGAGAAGTTTCAAGAAGCTGCATCACTTG GAATTTTGCCTCGATCAACAAGTCTCCAAGAGACTGCCACAATATCTGCGTCTGCTCCAGGATTTTCAGTTTCAATCAGTGGAAGTGAATGTCTAGGGAAGGAAAATGAGTATTCATCTGAAACGCAGCCTAAAAAAGTTAATCTTCGAAAGGGGGATAAACAAGGAATCCCGTCACCTAGATCAGTTCGTCGGTCCCCTCGTTTAATAAAG CACAAGCATTGA
- the LOC136230072 gene encoding kinetochore protein SPC25 homolog isoform X1: MESLRLISEEVPLQLQKMDSFMASFDQSLDSIKGRVQETLQNQGTLVKLKSTLREAEDEFVKVLAVKTRKEAKQIAIGDSMSATGVRIGELEKAVQAQKARRDEYAAIMSQQSLEKGGQDVKDNGEIQEAMLWYNKVLGFRVEGGRGNHIGVKFTFNYINKEKPYEEYTFTVRHENETYTLLGCDPHLNDTKELMNELNRTNGLFKFVRLMREKFQEAASLGILPRSTSLQETATISASAPGFSVSISGSECLGKENEYSSETQPKKVNLRKGDKQGIPSPRSVRRSPRLIKHKH, from the exons ATGGAATCCTTACGGCTGATTTCCGAAGAGGTCCCTCTTCAACTTCAGAAAATGGATTCCTTCATGGCGTCTTTTGATCAGTCTTTGGACTCTATCAAGGGAAGAGTCCAAGAAACCCTCCAAAATCAAG GAACTCTAGTGAAGCTGAAATCTACCTTGCGGGAAGCTGAGGACGAGTTTGTTAAAGTACTAGCAG TGAAGACTCGAAAGGAGGCCAAGCAGATTGCCATAGGGGATTCCATGTCTGCTACAGGGGTCAGAATAGGAGAACTTGAAAAAGCTGTGCAAGCTCAGAAGGCTAGAAGGGATGAGTATGCAGCAATTATGTCCCAACAATCTCTTG AAAAGGGAGGCCAAGatgtaaaagataatggtgaaATTCAAGAGGCAATGTTGTGGTATAATAAGGTTCTTGGTTTCAGAGTCGAAGGTGGAAGAGGTAATCATATAG GGGTAAAATTCACTTTCAACTATATCAATAAGGAAAAACCATATGAGGAGTACACTTTCACAGTTCGCCATGAAAATGAAACATACACTT TGTTGGGTTGTGATCCCCACTTGAATGATACCAAAGAGTTGATGAATGAACTGAATAGAACCAATGGGTTATTCAAATTTGTCAGATTAATGAGAGAGAAGTTTCAAGAAGCTGCATCACTTG GAATTTTGCCTCGATCAACAAGTCTCCAAGAGACTGCCACAATATCTGCGTCTGCTCCAGGATTTTCAGTTTCAATCAGTGGAAGTGAATGTCTAGGGAAGGAAAATGAGTATTCATCTGAAACGCAGCCTAAAAAAGTTAATCTTCGAAAGGGGGATAAACAAGGAATCCCGTCACCTAGATCAGTTCGTCGGTCCCCTCGTTTAATAAAG CACAAGCATTGA